A window from Centropristis striata isolate RG_2023a ecotype Rhode Island chromosome 2, C.striata_1.0, whole genome shotgun sequence encodes these proteins:
- the psmc3 gene encoding 26S proteasome regulatory subunit 6A: MASLSDKSVWDEVEDGIGEEVLKMSTEEIVQRTRLLDSEIKIMKSEVLRVTHELQAMKDKIKENTEKIKVNKTLPYLVSNVIELLDVDPNDQEEDGANVDLDSQRKGKCAVIKTSTRQTYFLPVIGLVDAEKLKPGDLVGVNKDSYLILETLPTEYDSRVKAMEVDERPTEQYSDIGGLDKQIQELVEAIVLPMNHKEKFENLGIQPPKGVLMYGPPGTGKTLLARACAAQTKATFLKLAGPQLVQMFIGDGAKLVRDAFALAKEKAPSIIFIDELDAIGTKRFDSEKAGDREVQRTMLELLNQLDGFQPNMQVKVIAATNRVDILDPALLRSGRLDRKIEFPMPNEEARARIMQIHSRKMNVSPDVNYEELARCTDDFNGAQCKAVCVEAGMIALRRGATELNHEDYMEGILEVQAKKKANLQYYA; this comes from the exons ATGGCGTCGCTGAGTGACAAATCAGTTTGGGACGAAGTGGAGGATGGAATCGGCGAAGAAGTGTTAAAAATGTCCACAGAGGAGATAGTTCAGCGAACTCGTCTCCTCGACAGCGAGATAAAGATCATGAAGAGCGAGGTGCTGAGGGTGACCCACGAGCTGCAGGCTATGAAGgataaaatcaaagaaaacacGGAGAAGATAAAGGTGAACAAAACGCTGCCGTACCTGGTATCTAACGTGATCGAGCTGCTGGATGTGGACCCCAACGACCAGGAGGAGGACGGGGCTAATGTGGACCTGGACTCCCAGAGGAAAGGAAAATGCGCCGTCATTAAGACCTCCACTCGACAGACCTACTTCCTGCCGGTGATCGGGCTGGTGGACGCCGAGAAGCTGAAGCCCGGGGACCTGGTGGGTGTCAACAAGGACTCCTACCTGATCCTGGAGACCCTACCAACCGAGTATGACTCCAGGGTCAAGGCCATGGAGGTGGATGAGCGCCCCACAGAGCAGTACAGCGACATCGGAGGGCTGGACAAGCAGATCCAGGAGCTGGTGGAGGCCATCGTCCTGCCCATGAACCACAAGGAGAAGTTTGAAAACCTCGGCATCCAGCCACCCAAAGGGGTCCTGATGTACGGACCACCTGGCACAGGGAAGACCCTCCTGGCCAGAGCCTGCGCCGCCCAGACCAAGGCCACCTTCCTGAAGCTGGCCGGCCCGCAGCTGGTCCAGATGTTCATCGGAGATGGAGCCAAGCTGGTGAGAGACGCCTTCGCCCTGGCCAAAGAGAAAGCCCCGTCCATCATCTTCATTGATGAGCTGGACGCCATAGGGACCAAGAGGTTTGACAGCGAGAAGGCAGGAGACAGAGAGGTGCAGAGGACCATGCTGGAGCTGCTCAACCAGCTGGACGGATTTCAACCCAACATGCAGGTCAAG GTGATTGCTGCCACCAACAGAGTGGACATCCTGGACCCTGCGCTGCTCCGTTCAGGTCGCCTGGACAGAAAGATTGAGTTCCCCATGCCAAACGAAGAAGCCAGAGCTCGTATCATGCAGATTCATTCCCGTAAGATGAACGTCAGTCCTGATGTCAACTACGAGGAGCTGGCTCGCTGCACCGACGACTTCAACGGAGCCCAAtgcaaagctgtgtgtgtggaggctggCATGATCGCGCTGCGCCGCGGGGCCACAGAGCTGAACCATGAAGATTACATGGAGGGCATCCTGGAGGTCCAAGCCAAGAAGAAGGCCAATCTTCAGTACTACGCCTGA
- the tbp gene encoding TATA-box-binding protein translates to MDQNNSIPPFQGLASPQGAMTPGMPIFSPMMPYGSGLTPQPVQNTNSLSILEEQQRQQQQQQQQQQQAQQANAGLPGTSGQTPQLYHSQTVAGSTTTALPGNTPLYNTPLTPMTPITPATPASESSGIVPQLQNIVSTVNLGCKLDLKTIALRARNAEYNPKRFAAVIMRIREPRTTALIFSSGKMVCTGAKSEEQSRLAARKYARVVQKLGFPAKFLDFKIQNMVGSCDVKFPIRLEGLVLTHQQFSSYEPELFPGLIYRMIKPRIVLLIFVSGKVVLTGAKVRAEIYEAFENIYPILKGFRKTT, encoded by the exons ATGGACCAGAACAACAGTATACCACCCTTCCAGGGGCTGGCATCCCCTCAG GGTGCCATGACTCCAGGCATGCCAATCTTCAGTCCCATGATGCCGTATGGCTCTGGCCTGACACCCCAGCCCGTCCAAAACACCAACAGTTTGTCTATACTGGAAGAACAGCagaggcaacaacaacaacaacaacagcagcagcagcaggcacaACAGGCAAACGCAG GCCTTCCTGGAACATCGGGGCAGACCCCTCAGCTTTACCATTCCCAGACAGTTGCAGGCTCGACCACTACAGCGCTGCCGGGGAACACTCCGCTTTACAACACCCCGCTGACCCCTATGACCCCTATCACACCGGCCACCCCAGCCTCAGAGAGCTCTGGAATAGTACCACAACTACA AAACATCGTATCTACTGTAAATTTGGGCTGTAAACTAGACTTGAAGACAATCGCCCTGAGAGCCAGGAATGCAGAATACAACCCAAAG CGTTTTGCTGCAGTCATCATGAGAATACGAGAGCCCAGGACGACTGCTCTCATTTTCAGCTCTGGGAAGATGGTCTGCACTGGAGCCAAGAG TGAGGAGCAGTCGAGGTTAGCTGCCAGAAAATACGCTCGTGTGGTGCAGAAGCTCGGCTTTCCTGCAAAGTTCCTGGACTTCAAGATTCAGAACATGGTGGGAAGCTGTGATGTGAAGTTCCCCATTCGGCTGGAAGGATTAGTCCTTACCCATCAACAGTTTAGCAG TTATGAGCCAGAGCTGTTTCCGGGACTGATCTACAGGATGATCAAACCCAGAATTGTCCTGCTCATCTTTGTTTCTGGGAAAGTTGTACTCACAG GTGCCAAGGTGAGAGCAGAGATCTACGAAGCATTTGAAAATATCTATCCCATCCTCAAAGGCTTCCGCAAGACAACGTAG